The following are from one region of the Equus przewalskii isolate Varuska chromosome 21, EquPr2, whole genome shotgun sequence genome:
- the SIRPB2 gene encoding signal-regulatory protein beta-2 isoform X1 — protein MRTPTHPCSRLLVLLLVLSGASEQSDGNEWQVQQPEGPMLVAEGETLLLRCTFVGSCLDDMIKWVKVSNQDQQEIYNFKHGIFPGVTPMIQRTLEPLNCDYSIYIHIVTREHAGTYHCVRFDGLSEHPEKKLDEGTSVLVKGAGDSEPDLWIMQPQELVSSTTGDTVLLNCTVLGNGPPGPIRWFRGSGLSREAIYNFEGLSHPNVTAVRASNSDFSILLHGVSTEYAGTYYCVKFQRKLNRQYLSGQGTRLRVKAKPSAPQETEFINERVARIFPSGLLSVLTLVVLGLKAVTLAAFLLALAVRRRNPRQEDCRTPGPAELCSF, from the exons GAGCCTCTGAGCAGAGCGATGGGAATGAGTGGCAGGTGCAGCAGCCGGAGGGCCCCATGCTGGTGGCAGAAGGTGAGACTCTCCTACTGAGGTGTACATTCGTTGGCTCCTGCCTTGATGACATGATAAAATGGGTCAAGGTGAGCAATCAGGACCAGCAGGAAATTTATAACTTCAAACACGGCATCTTCCCCGGGGTGACACCCATGATCCAGAGGACATTGGAGCCACTTAATTGCGACTATTCCATCTATATCCACATTGTCACCAGGGAGCATGCTGGAACCTACCACTGTGTGAGATTTGATGGCTTAAGTGAGCACCCAGAAAAGAAGCTGGATGAGGGCACCTCAGTGCTCGTGAAGG GAGCTGGGGACTCAGAGCCAGACCTCTGGATCATGCAGCCCCAGGAGCTGGTGTCGTCGACCACTGGAGACACTGTCCTCCTGAACTGCACAGTGCTTGGAAATGGTCCCCCCGGACCCATCAGGTGGTTTCGGGGGTCTGGTCTGAGCCGGGAGGCCATTTACAACTTTGAAGGCCTCTCCCACCCCAACGTGACAGCGGTCCGGGCCTCCAACAGCGATTTCAGCATTCTTCTACACGGCGTCTCCACTGAGTATGCAGGCACTTACTACTGCGTAAAGTTTCAGAGGAAACTCAACAGGCAATACCTGTCTGGACAGGGCACCAGGCTGAGAGTGAAAG CAAAGCCCAGTGCTCCCCAAGAGACAGAGTTCATCAATGAGCGTGTAGCCAGGATATTTCCATCAG GCCTCCTGTCTGTGCTCACACTTGTGGTCCTGGGGCTGAAGGCAGTGACCTTGGCTGCCTTCCTGCTGGCCCTGGCTGTCCGCCGGAGGAACCCTCGGCAAGAAGACTGCAGGACCCCAGGCCCAGCAGAGCTGTGCTCATTTTAG
- the SIRPB2 gene encoding signal-regulatory protein beta-2 isoform X2, which translates to MRTPTHPCSRLLVLLLVLSGASEQSDGNEWQVQQPEGPMLVAEGETLLLRCTFVGSCLDDMIKWVKVSNQDQQEIYNFKHGIFPGVTPMIQRTLEPLNCDYSIYIHIVTREHAGTYHCVRFDGLSEHPEKKLDEGTSVLVKGAGDSEPDLWIMQPQELVSSTTGDTVLLNCTVLGNGPPGPIRWFRGSGLSREAIYNFEGLSHPNVTAVRASNSDFSILLHGVSTEYAGTYYCVKFQRKLNRQYLSGQGTRLRVKGLLSVLTLVVLGLKAVTLAAFLLALAVRRRNPRQEDCRTPGPAELCSF; encoded by the exons GAGCCTCTGAGCAGAGCGATGGGAATGAGTGGCAGGTGCAGCAGCCGGAGGGCCCCATGCTGGTGGCAGAAGGTGAGACTCTCCTACTGAGGTGTACATTCGTTGGCTCCTGCCTTGATGACATGATAAAATGGGTCAAGGTGAGCAATCAGGACCAGCAGGAAATTTATAACTTCAAACACGGCATCTTCCCCGGGGTGACACCCATGATCCAGAGGACATTGGAGCCACTTAATTGCGACTATTCCATCTATATCCACATTGTCACCAGGGAGCATGCTGGAACCTACCACTGTGTGAGATTTGATGGCTTAAGTGAGCACCCAGAAAAGAAGCTGGATGAGGGCACCTCAGTGCTCGTGAAGG GAGCTGGGGACTCAGAGCCAGACCTCTGGATCATGCAGCCCCAGGAGCTGGTGTCGTCGACCACTGGAGACACTGTCCTCCTGAACTGCACAGTGCTTGGAAATGGTCCCCCCGGACCCATCAGGTGGTTTCGGGGGTCTGGTCTGAGCCGGGAGGCCATTTACAACTTTGAAGGCCTCTCCCACCCCAACGTGACAGCGGTCCGGGCCTCCAACAGCGATTTCAGCATTCTTCTACACGGCGTCTCCACTGAGTATGCAGGCACTTACTACTGCGTAAAGTTTCAGAGGAAACTCAACAGGCAATACCTGTCTGGACAGGGCACCAGGCTGAGAGTGAAAG GCCTCCTGTCTGTGCTCACACTTGTGGTCCTGGGGCTGAAGGCAGTGACCTTGGCTGCCTTCCTGCTGGCCCTGGCTGTCCGCCGGAGGAACCCTCGGCAAGAAGACTGCAGGACCCCAGGCCCAGCAGAGCTGTGCTCATTTTAG
- the SIRPB2 gene encoding signal-regulatory protein beta-2 isoform X3, producing the protein MLVAEGETLLLRCTFVGSCLDDMIKWVKVSNQDQQEIYNFKHGIFPGVTPMIQRTLEPLNCDYSIYIHIVTREHAGTYHCVRFDGLSEHPEKKLDEGTSVLVKGAGDSEPDLWIMQPQELVSSTTGDTVLLNCTVLGNGPPGPIRWFRGSGLSREAIYNFEGLSHPNVTAVRASNSDFSILLHGVSTEYAGTYYCVKFQRKLNRQYLSGQGTRLRVKAKPSAPQETEFINERVARIFPSGLLSVLTLVVLGLKAVTLAAFLLALAVRRRNPRQEDCRTPGPAELCSF; encoded by the exons ATGCTGGTGGCAGAAGGTGAGACTCTCCTACTGAGGTGTACATTCGTTGGCTCCTGCCTTGATGACATGATAAAATGGGTCAAGGTGAGCAATCAGGACCAGCAGGAAATTTATAACTTCAAACACGGCATCTTCCCCGGGGTGACACCCATGATCCAGAGGACATTGGAGCCACTTAATTGCGACTATTCCATCTATATCCACATTGTCACCAGGGAGCATGCTGGAACCTACCACTGTGTGAGATTTGATGGCTTAAGTGAGCACCCAGAAAAGAAGCTGGATGAGGGCACCTCAGTGCTCGTGAAGG GAGCTGGGGACTCAGAGCCAGACCTCTGGATCATGCAGCCCCAGGAGCTGGTGTCGTCGACCACTGGAGACACTGTCCTCCTGAACTGCACAGTGCTTGGAAATGGTCCCCCCGGACCCATCAGGTGGTTTCGGGGGTCTGGTCTGAGCCGGGAGGCCATTTACAACTTTGAAGGCCTCTCCCACCCCAACGTGACAGCGGTCCGGGCCTCCAACAGCGATTTCAGCATTCTTCTACACGGCGTCTCCACTGAGTATGCAGGCACTTACTACTGCGTAAAGTTTCAGAGGAAACTCAACAGGCAATACCTGTCTGGACAGGGCACCAGGCTGAGAGTGAAAG CAAAGCCCAGTGCTCCCCAAGAGACAGAGTTCATCAATGAGCGTGTAGCCAGGATATTTCCATCAG GCCTCCTGTCTGTGCTCACACTTGTGGTCCTGGGGCTGAAGGCAGTGACCTTGGCTGCCTTCCTGCTGGCCCTGGCTGTCCGCCGGAGGAACCCTCGGCAAGAAGACTGCAGGACCCCAGGCCCAGCAGAGCTGTGCTCATTTTAG